Proteins found in one Borreliella valaisiana VS116 genomic segment:
- a CDS encoding M23 family metallopeptidase — MYKIQKTLLIFYILAIENINSEITNTIPKVQYKKEAFQGDYIYFASNENFKKLSLLSTNKNPIISSSPFKFTVGNKIYYIAFMGITPMIKEGKRKIQIEFKNKSYIKEIEIKKFNFKKTKISFNKEKAKLITQKKSTKQKEQALTLWNIIGNIGDTTIYHYDALVKPIKDQYVITSHYGDLRLYMYGNKKISNYTMHNGIDYAPFKRENTPIFAAGKGKIVFARNRELTGNTLIIQHLPGVFTIYLHLSKLEIGENKIVSAGEYIGHTGNTGLSTGPHLHFEVRINGIAINPDFLLNGMLIDKNKIINNIKRIE; from the coding sequence ATGTATAAAATACAAAAAACCTTACTTATATTTTACATTCTAGCAATAGAAAATATAAATTCAGAAATAACAAATACTATTCCTAAGGTCCAATATAAAAAAGAGGCATTTCAAGGAGATTACATATACTTTGCAAGCAATGAAAACTTTAAAAAGTTATCACTTTTAAGCACAAATAAAAATCCAATCATAAGCTCTTCCCCATTTAAATTTACAGTAGGAAATAAAATTTACTACATAGCATTTATGGGAATTACACCAATGATAAAAGAAGGCAAAAGAAAAATTCAAATAGAATTCAAAAATAAAAGCTATATCAAAGAAATAGAAATAAAAAAATTCAACTTCAAAAAAACAAAAATTAGTTTTAATAAAGAAAAAGCTAAGCTTATTACCCAAAAAAAATCAACAAAACAAAAAGAACAAGCTTTGACTTTATGGAATATTATTGGTAATATTGGAGATACAACAATATACCACTATGATGCGTTAGTCAAACCAATAAAAGATCAATACGTTATAACAAGTCACTATGGAGATTTAAGGCTTTACATGTATGGTAATAAAAAAATTTCAAATTATACAATGCACAACGGAATTGATTATGCCCCATTTAAAAGAGAAAATACTCCAATTTTTGCTGCTGGCAAAGGAAAAATTGTATTTGCACGAAATAGAGAACTAACGGGCAATACCCTTATAATACAACATTTACCGGGTGTATTTACAATTTACCTTCACCTCTCAAAATTAGAAATAGGTGAAAATAAAATAGTTAGTGCTGGCGAATACATTGGACATACCGGAAATACGGGCCTCTCAACAGGTCCTCATTTACACTTTGAAGTAAGAATTAATGGCATAGCAATAAATCCAGATTTCCTTTTAAATGGCATGCTTATTGACAAAAATAAAATAATAAATAATATTAAAAGAATAGAGTAA
- the rpsU gene encoding 30S ribosomal protein S21: MVTVTVDKNENLEKALKRFKRMIEKEAIIREWKRREYYEKPSTIRVKKEKAFKRKQAKKVRKLKQKTNR, encoded by the coding sequence TTGGTAACAGTCACTGTGGACAAAAATGAAAATCTTGAAAAAGCATTGAAACGTTTTAAAAGAATGATTGAAAAAGAAGCAATTATTCGCGAATGGAAAAGAAGAGAATACTATGAAAAACCATCCACAATCCGTGTTAAAAAGGAAAAAGCTTTTAAAAGAAAACAAGCAAAAAAAGTTAGAAAATTAAAACAAAAAACTAATAGATAG
- a CDS encoding DNA translocase FtsK → MKDFYQYFQFLFFFMLSVISFSLFVALTPLSNMFIFFVFNLIGQILLNVFSFLSFYLIIYPLVNWYAYKKHIFTKRFIFNWNYTVILFFTLIFLIKINSNVEKSYLIKIFLSNFGIILGNFFIFILLILEFVVWMYLNYVFFKDVNFILDAFKFLEFKIKILFENILSYFPFSNSLDVKKDIKVYGDFSEDLKNSQVFDEKQNIINDEEYQALWSFSAFLRSNKKPSNVNLAKTVFEGSDSREESSLNKETSNDNALNTDEIDEFCEYKYLDNLEDNKLIISGKVKAGEIRTKGIISQVAIPHVYNENVVLNKKDDSYVIDISVFDQKEVKNDVEDIEYEKEIQKQSMILQETLKEFNINAKLIDIIKGPVVTMYAVRPDKGIKLSKITSISDNIALRLAAIRVRIIAPIPGREAVGIEIPNKRREFILISEIIDSKEFRGDFRIPFALGKEISGENIVFDLVNSPHLLIAGATGAGKSVCVNSLIASIIFSKSPDEVKLIMIDPKIVELKLFNDIPHLLTPVITDVKRALEALRWCLDEMERRYVLLDNLLVRDISSYNKKVKDENLNLMVLPYLVIIIDEFADLILSARKDLENLISRLAAMARAVGIHLVLATQRPSVDVITGVIKANFPSRISFMVASSMDSRIILGSSGAEKLLGKGDMLYISSLNPFPQRIQGGFLKEREVYRLVEEVKKFGSPNYIDDEIFIDSAKEPDLVALGPSDEPMFDEALEIVKTTRKASASYLQRRLKIGYNRAARIIEIMEDMGYVGPVNGSKPREVLI, encoded by the coding sequence ATGAAAGATTTTTATCAGTATTTTCAATTTTTGTTTTTTTTTATGCTTTCGGTCATTTCTTTTTCTCTTTTTGTAGCATTGACCCCTTTAAGCAATATGTTTATATTTTTTGTTTTCAACCTAATAGGGCAAATACTGCTTAATGTTTTTTCATTTTTGTCATTTTATTTAATAATTTATCCACTTGTTAATTGGTATGCTTACAAAAAGCATATTTTTACTAAACGATTTATATTTAATTGGAATTATACCGTAATATTGTTTTTTACTTTAATATTTTTAATAAAAATTAATTCTAATGTTGAAAAATCTTATCTTATTAAGATATTCCTTAGTAATTTTGGCATAATATTGGGAAATTTTTTTATTTTTATTCTTTTAATTTTAGAATTTGTTGTTTGGATGTATTTGAATTATGTCTTTTTCAAAGATGTTAATTTTATTTTAGATGCTTTTAAATTTTTAGAGTTTAAGATTAAAATTTTGTTTGAAAATATATTAAGTTATTTCCCCTTTTCAAATTCATTGGATGTAAAAAAAGATATTAAAGTTTATGGAGATTTTTCAGAGGATTTAAAAAATTCTCAAGTTTTTGATGAGAAACAAAATATTATTAATGATGAGGAATATCAAGCTTTATGGTCATTTAGTGCGTTTTTAAGGAGCAACAAAAAGCCTTCTAATGTTAATTTAGCCAAAACTGTTTTTGAAGGCTCAGATTCCAGAGAAGAAAGCTCTTTAAATAAGGAGACTTCAAATGATAATGCTTTAAATACAGATGAAATTGATGAATTTTGTGAATATAAATATTTGGACAATCTTGAAGATAATAAGTTAATTATTAGTGGAAAGGTTAAGGCTGGTGAGATAAGGACCAAAGGCATAATTAGTCAAGTTGCTATTCCTCATGTTTATAACGAAAATGTAGTTTTGAATAAAAAAGACGATTCTTACGTTATTGATATTTCAGTTTTTGACCAGAAAGAGGTTAAAAATGATGTAGAGGATATTGAATATGAGAAAGAAATTCAAAAGCAATCAATGATTCTCCAGGAGACATTAAAAGAGTTTAATATTAATGCTAAATTAATTGATATTATTAAAGGGCCTGTTGTGACAATGTATGCTGTTCGTCCGGATAAGGGAATTAAGCTTTCTAAGATTACTTCTATTTCTGATAATATTGCCTTAAGACTTGCAGCCATTAGGGTTAGGATTATTGCTCCAATTCCTGGCAGAGAAGCTGTAGGAATTGAAATTCCTAATAAAAGACGAGAGTTTATTTTAATTTCAGAAATAATAGACAGTAAAGAATTTAGGGGTGATTTTAGAATTCCTTTTGCTCTTGGAAAAGAGATTAGTGGCGAAAATATTGTTTTTGACCTTGTTAATTCTCCACATTTATTAATAGCTGGTGCAACTGGAGCAGGTAAATCGGTTTGTGTAAATTCTTTAATTGCTTCAATTATTTTTTCAAAATCACCAGATGAAGTGAAATTAATTATGATAGATCCCAAAATAGTTGAGCTTAAACTTTTCAATGATATTCCCCATTTATTAACTCCAGTTATTACAGATGTAAAGAGAGCTTTAGAAGCTCTTAGATGGTGTCTTGATGAAATGGAGAGAAGATATGTGCTCCTTGATAATTTATTGGTAAGAGATATTTCTTCTTACAATAAAAAGGTAAAAGATGAGAATTTGAATTTAATGGTTTTGCCATATCTTGTAATAATTATTGATGAATTTGCAGATCTTATTCTTTCTGCAAGAAAAGATTTGGAAAATTTAATTTCTAGACTTGCTGCAATGGCTAGAGCTGTGGGGATTCATTTGGTTCTTGCAACTCAAAGACCTTCAGTTGACGTTATTACGGGAGTAATAAAAGCCAATTTCCCCTCAAGGATTTCTTTTATGGTAGCAAGCTCTATGGATTCTAGAATAATTCTTGGATCTTCTGGCGCTGAAAAGCTTTTAGGAAAGGGGGATATGCTTTATATTAGCTCTTTAAATCCTTTCCCTCAAAGAATTCAGGGTGGATTTTTAAAGGAAAGAGAAGTTTACAGACTTGTTGAAGAGGTCAAAAAATTTGGTTCTCCAAATTATATTGATGATGAAATATTTATTGATAGTGCAAAAGAACCAGATTTAGTTGCTCTTGGTCCTTCTGATGAGCCAATGTTTGATGAAGCTCTTGAGATTGTTAAAACTACAAGAAAAGCATCGGCATCTTATTTACAAAGAAGGTTAAAGATAGGTTACAACAGAGCAGCTCGAATTATTGAAATTATGGAAGATATGGGATATGTAGGACCTGTTAATGGATCAAAACCAAGAGAGGTATTAATTTAA
- a CDS encoding undecaprenyl-diphosphate phosphatase, translating into MTNILSAIILGIVQGITEFLPISSSGHLLLFGHFMHLKLPIIFDIYLHLATVLVIIIYYRQRILELFLTFIRFSLRKTSKSDLTNLKLMLLILIITIVTGIVGIFISKYERMFTLPFVLINFIITGILILMLEFNFFKINFKGNILLVGIFMGLMQGLGALPGISRSGITIFSATVLGFNRKSAFEISFLSLIPIVFGAILLKYKEFYDVFMVLNFFEINLGGLVAFVVGIFSINFFFKMLNNKKLYYFSIYLFALSITVCYFL; encoded by the coding sequence ATGACAAATATTTTAAGTGCAATTATTTTGGGGATTGTTCAAGGTATTACAGAGTTTTTGCCAATATCTAGTTCAGGACATTTGTTGCTTTTTGGTCATTTTATGCATTTAAAGCTTCCAATAATATTTGATATTTATTTACACCTTGCAACAGTTTTAGTGATTATTATTTATTATCGTCAAAGAATTTTAGAGCTTTTTTTAACTTTTATTAGATTTTCTTTAAGAAAAACTAGTAAATCTGATTTAACAAATTTAAAATTAATGTTGCTAATATTAATAATAACTATTGTTACCGGAATTGTTGGAATTTTTATTTCAAAATACGAGAGAATGTTTACATTGCCTTTTGTTTTAATTAATTTTATTATAACGGGGATTTTAATCTTGATGCTAGAATTTAATTTTTTTAAAATTAATTTTAAAGGTAATATTTTGTTAGTAGGAATTTTTATGGGGCTTATGCAAGGCTTAGGCGCGCTTCCGGGAATCTCTCGTTCAGGGATTACAATTTTTTCTGCGACGGTTCTTGGATTTAATAGAAAAAGTGCATTTGAAATTTCATTTTTGTCTTTAATCCCAATAGTTTTTGGAGCAATTTTATTAAAATATAAAGAATTTTATGATGTTTTTATGGTTTTAAATTTTTTTGAAATAAACTTAGGAGGATTGGTTGCTTTTGTTGTTGGCATTTTTTCAATAAATTTCTTTTTTAAAATGCTTAATAACAAAAAACTATATTATTTCTCAATATATTTATTTGCACTTTCAATTACAGTTTGTTATTTTTTATAG
- a CDS encoding flagellar assembly lytic transglycosylase has protein sequence MFNRSYFVLHNFLFLFLFLSLFSCFVKKEISGSDFIKAHSKEFDLNNLNWLWNFDYSKKNFDKYFNIDSSSYIYVAYLFKKIGFEEKFVEYMKKAIDHGDNISSQFAGIKLIEYFNSIKDYFSSELIGERLYKKYENNKFIILGYFKSLYWQKKNDKALSLLNKLDKMKFSDYQENENILLKAALYLNLSNVSESKIYFNKLFENLPANYLHVRAYDYFIIENKSKYFGANFLNLVKFKYEVANGNFNSAINILNKNGLSDYYDNNIVLSDVYKAFISSGKISNALTFFNKIKSKYKNYYLGILNLKVKGKNNLGFLLLKEYLEGVNLNNEINRLTLLNTAFSNLIFTKSARDYFAESVAKFYTESDKKNSTFIKILEEYILESIQLEDYYNIYKLYSNAKKVISDSILSKLAFINARLIYHKLIKPSVSGEYKSLLHSAVNYDKWSYSSFMSRYLLDQNIDEFFTSGFDVKYEQSDYEIFLEGFLKFNLCHYVRGFISEDFKNGYKFSLDFYRKVYDELLKSENYYDATLVINYLVSQDESALMESDYKRLYPYLYGSLVEYWAKRRGLETSIVFSLIKAESSFEKNAVSKPGAVGLMQIMPATANDISKELKYFDYDLKTPKDNIIIGTYYLKKRISTTGSLYKALASYNGGIGNVRKWEKSYGHLSKELFIEAIPFSQTRNYIKKILVYSVFYDALYEKKGIDSVIVKIMGEFPKN, from the coding sequence ATGTTTAACAGAAGTTATTTCGTATTGCACAATTTTCTTTTTCTTTTTTTATTTTTAAGTTTATTTTCTTGCTTTGTGAAAAAAGAAATTTCAGGCAGTGATTTTATTAAGGCGCATTCAAAAGAGTTTGATTTAAATAATTTGAATTGGTTATGGAATTTTGATTATTCAAAAAAAAATTTTGATAAGTATTTTAACATAGATTCAAGTTCTTACATATATGTTGCTTATTTATTTAAAAAAATAGGATTTGAAGAAAAATTTGTAGAGTATATGAAAAAGGCTATAGATCATGGGGATAATATTTCATCTCAGTTTGCTGGAATTAAACTTATTGAATATTTTAATTCAATAAAAGATTATTTTTCGTCTGAATTGATTGGGGAGAGGCTTTATAAAAAATACGAAAATAATAAATTTATTATATTAGGGTACTTTAAAAGTCTTTATTGGCAAAAGAAAAACGATAAAGCGCTTAGTCTTTTAAATAAGCTTGATAAGATGAAATTTTCTGATTATCAAGAAAATGAAAATATTTTATTAAAAGCAGCTCTTTATCTTAATCTTTCTAATGTAAGTGAGTCAAAAATTTATTTTAATAAACTTTTTGAGAATTTACCTGCAAATTATTTACATGTAAGAGCTTATGATTATTTTATTATTGAAAATAAGTCTAAGTATTTTGGTGCAAATTTTTTAAATCTTGTTAAGTTTAAGTATGAAGTGGCGAATGGTAATTTTAATAGTGCAATAAATATATTGAATAAAAATGGTTTGAGCGACTATTATGACAATAATATTGTATTAAGCGATGTTTATAAGGCTTTTATTAGTTCTGGTAAAATTTCAAATGCTTTAACATTTTTTAATAAAATAAAAAGTAAATATAAAAATTATTATTTGGGCATTTTAAATCTTAAGGTTAAGGGAAAAAATAATTTAGGCTTTCTTCTTTTAAAAGAATATCTTGAAGGTGTGAATCTTAATAATGAGATTAATAGGCTTACTTTGCTTAATACGGCTTTTAGTAATTTAATTTTTACTAAAAGTGCCAGAGATTATTTTGCCGAAAGCGTAGCTAAGTTTTATACTGAGAGCGATAAAAAAAATTCTACTTTTATTAAGATTTTAGAAGAGTATATTTTGGAATCAATTCAGCTTGAAGACTATTACAACATTTATAAACTTTATTCTAATGCTAAAAAAGTTATTTCTGATTCTATTTTATCTAAGCTTGCCTTTATTAATGCAAGGCTTATTTATCATAAATTAATTAAACCCAGTGTAAGTGGAGAATATAAGAGTCTTTTGCATTCTGCGGTTAATTATGATAAATGGTCATATTCTTCATTTATGAGCAGATACTTATTAGATCAAAATATTGATGAATTTTTTACAAGTGGGTTTGATGTTAAATATGAGCAATCTGATTATGAGATTTTTTTGGAGGGTTTTTTAAAATTCAATCTTTGTCATTATGTTAGAGGTTTTATTTCTGAAGATTTTAAGAATGGGTATAAATTTTCACTCGATTTTTATCGAAAAGTATACGATGAACTTTTAAAGAGTGAAAATTATTACGATGCAACCCTTGTGATTAATTATCTTGTAAGTCAAGATGAATCTGCTTTAATGGAAAGTGACTATAAAAGGCTTTATCCTTATTTGTATGGATCTTTAGTAGAATATTGGGCTAAAAGGCGTGGACTTGAAACTAGCATTGTATTTTCTTTAATAAAAGCGGAAAGCAGCTTTGAGAAAAATGCTGTCTCAAAGCCTGGTGCTGTTGGTCTTATGCAAATTATGCCGGCAACAGCTAATGATATTTCTAAAGAACTTAAATATTTTGATTATGATTTAAAGACCCCAAAAGATAATATAATAATTGGAACATATTATTTAAAAAAAAGAATATCGACAACTGGCAGCCTTTATAAGGCTCTTGCATCTTACAATGGGGGTATTGGTAATGTTAGAAAGTGGGAAAAAAGTTATGGACATTTATCAAAAGAGCTTTTTATTGAGGCAATTCCTTTTAGTCAAACTAGAAATTATATTAAAAAAATATTAGTTTATTCGGTATTTTATGACGCTTTGTATGAAAAGAAGGGAATAGATTCAGTAATAGTTAAAATTATGGGCGAATTTCCCAAAAATTAG